A genomic stretch from Leishmania donovani BPK282A1 complete genome, chromosome 36 includes:
- a CDS encoding protein disulfide isomerase — protein sequence MQRSFLAFVVCAILFCVASAEVQVATKDNFDKIVSGDLTLVKFYAPWCGHCKTLAPEFIKAADMLAGIATLAEVDCTKEESLAEKYQIKGFPTLYIFRNGEKVKDYDGPRTAAGIASYMKAHVGPSIKAISKAEELEELKKETFPVCVVKTASADSEMASMITKVADSLRTQMNFVLVTDAAISPNDAMESVTVYRKNAEREAYTGAAPMTAESVKRFLATAVLDYFGELGQESFQKYMEANKGKPLGWVFVDKNTDPALKGSLVAVAEKYRSQVLLTFIDGDQYRPVSRQLGIPEDAKFPAFVVDFERRHHVMETYTPVTAESVAAFVEKYIKGETKQTLMSDAIPAKETVNGLTTVVGQTFAKYTDGTQNVMLLFYAPWCGHCQKLHPVYEKVAKSLESENVIIAKMDATTNDFDREKFEVSGFPTIYFIPAGKPPIVYEGGRTADDIKAFVKSHLTASAAPSGGPSGNSDEEDL from the coding sequence ATGCAGCGCTCATTCCTTGCTTTTGTTGTGTGCGCGATTCTCTTCTGCGTAGCATCCGCAGAGGTGCAGGTGGCCACCAAGGACAACTTTGACAAGATCGTAAGCGGGGATCTAACGTTGGTCAAGTTTTACGCTCCGTGGTGCGGCCACTGCAAGACACTGGCTCCGGAGTTTATAAAGGCCGCTGACATGCTGGCCGGGATCGCGACCCTTGCAGAGGTCGACTGCACCAAAGAGGAGAGCCTCGCTGAGAAGTACCAAATCAAGGGGTTCCCCACATTGTACATCTTCCGTAACGGTGAGAAAGTGAAGGACTACGATGGCCCccgcactgctgccggcaTCGCGTCGTACATGAAGGCGCATGTCGGTCCATCGATAAAGGCCATCTCAAAGGCTGAAGAGCTGGAGGAACTCAAGAAGGAGACTTTCccggtgtgtgtggtgaAAACAGCGAGCGCCGACTCGGAGATGGCGTCGATGATAACCAAGGTGGCGGACTCTCTCCGCACGCAGATGAACTTTGTGCTCGTGACGGATGCAGCCATATCTCCGAATGATGCCATGGAGTCGGTTACGGTGTATCGCAAGAATGCGGAGCGCGAGGCGTacaccggcgctgcgccgatgACGGCGGAGTCGGTGAAGCGCTTTCTCGCGACTGCTGTGTTGGACTACTTTGGCGAGCTGGGCCAGGAGAGCTTTCAGAAGTACATGGAAGCGAACAAGGGTAAGCCTCTTGGGTGGGTGTTCGTCGACAAGAACACGGATCCTGCGCTGAAGGGGTCActcgtggcggtggcggagaagTACCGCTCGCAGGTGTTGCTAACGTTCATTGACGGCGATCAGTACCGCCCCGTCTCGCGCCAGCTGGGCATTCCTGAGGATGCGAAGTTCCCGGCGTTTGTGGTCGATTTcgagcgccgccatcacgtGATGGAGACGTACACCCCAGTCACCGCCGAGTCTGTCGCTGCGTTTGTGGAGAAGTACATCAAAGGCGAGACGAAGCAGACCCTGATGTCCGATGCGATTCCTGCTAAGGAGACGGTGAACGGCCTCACGACGGTGGTGGGTCAGACTTTTGCGAAGTACACGGACGGCACACAAAACGTGATGCTGCTCTTCTACGCGCCGTGGTGCGGGCACTGCCAGAAGCTGCACCCCGTCTACGAGAAAGTGGCCAAGAGTCTCGAGTCCGAGAATGTGATCATTGCAAAGATGGACGCCACGACGAACGACTTTGACCGCGAGAAGTTTGAGGTGTCCGGGTTTCCAACGATTTACTTCATCCCCGCCGGCAAGCCGCCAATCGTGTACGAGGGAGGCCGCACTGCGGATGACATCAAGGCGTTTGTGAAGTCTCACCTGACCGCCTCGGCCGCTCCATCTGGCGGCCCCTCCGGCAACAGTGACGAGGAAGATTTGTAG
- a CDS encoding cytochrome c oxidase subunit I, giving the protein MFRQALSVSKRTYLLAFNSKAKARPNFGLRGVGYWTSEVYHKPGQNYWMVVCCTGPFLLVGAIMMDGFWSKLDDISGGGPSALDYGWRSQDRKPWDFSFDIGEGYAAGPAVYRPASGAVDLGHH; this is encoded by the coding sequence ATGTTTCGCCAAGCGCTTTCCGTTAGCAAGCGCACATATCTGCTTGCTTTCAACAGcaaggcgaaggcgcgcCCGAACTTTGGTCTACGTGGCGTCGGCTACTGGACGAGCGAGGTGTACCACAAGCCCGGCCAGAATTACTGGATGGTcgtctgctgcaccggccCGTTCCTACTTGTGGGCGCAATCATGATGGACGGCTTCTGGTCAAAGCTGGATGATATTTCCGGGGGAGGCCCCAGCGCTCTGGATTACGGGTGGCGTTCCCAGGACCGAAAGCCGTGGGACTTCTCCTTCGATATTGGTGAGGGTTACGCTGCTGGTCCGGCCGTTTATCGTCCGGCCTCTGGTGCGGTCGACCTCGGCCATCATTAG
- a CDS encoding acetyltransferase, putative, with product MNVVSVQVVSPRHSFCGVAEHTACSLSNHRGTIYLCDSCLCTFAHAGHLQQHLQRCSNAFWIPGDEIYRDEERRLCVFVLDGRKPHCAAMARRICLLSKLFLIDKVTLDDVHFFSFNALFEVDDEGFHFVGYFSKEWMSSSSCVNTLSCVMVLPPFRSKGYGSFLVRLSYEIARLEGMVGTPERPLSKSGNALFRKVWREEVLLAVFALSEQGSPVTLGELSKVSSLIVEDVLVALQDLNVLFSVGKQGPLLVVNASEKLELLKRRLAAEKLYWTSAPS from the coding sequence ATGAACGTCGTTTCCGTGCAAGTTGTATCACCGCGCCACTCTTTTTGTGGTGTGGCTGAGCACACTGCATGTTCGTTGTCCAACCACAGAGGCACCATCTACCTCTGCGATTCGTGCCTGTGCACATTTGCACATGCGGGCCATTTACAGCAGCATCTGCAACGTTGTAGTAATGCATTTTGGATCCCGGGCGATGAGATTTATAGAGACGAGGAGCGTcgtctttgtgtgtttgtgctcGATGGTAGAAAGCCACATTGTGCCGCTATGGCACGACGAATTTGCTTACTATCAAAACTGTTTCTCATCGACAAGGTGACACTAGATGATGTTCACTTTTTCTCGTTCAATGCGCTGTTCGAGGTCGATGATGAGGGGTTTCACTTTGTGGGCTACTTTAGCAAAGAATGGATGAGCAGCTCTAGTTGTGTGAACACGCTATCGTGCgtgatggtgctgccgcctTTTCGATCAAAAGGCTATGGTAGCTTTCTTGTCCGACTGTCCTATGAAATTGCACGGCTCGAGGGGATGGTCGGCACCCCTGAGCGCCCGCTTAGCAAGAGCGGCAATGCTCTTTTTCGTAAAGTTTGGcgtgaggaggtgctgcttgCCGTGTTCGCGCTCAGTGAACAAGGTTCCCCGGTGACGTTGGGGGAGCTGAGCAAGGTGTCAAGTCTGATTGTCGAAGACGTTCTGGTCGCGCTGCAGGACTTGAATGTTCTTTTTAGCGTCGGTAAGCAAGGGCCCCTCCTTGTGGTTAACGCCTCGGAGAAGCTGGAACTCCTGAAGCGGCGCCTTGCGGCTGAAAAGCTGTATTGGACCAGCGCGCCATCGTGA
- a CDS encoding delta8 fatty acid desaturase-like protein, with amino-acid sequence MVFELTPPYKYRSSLPKCVIRIDDNWYDCTSWRNSHPGGAQMCDEFHGKDATDAFYSLHSKEAIQKLKRMKALPLKEGDEPRDQVSLNFEKLLQRLRSEGWFERRWIIDFARNIMPVIVLCVVGTYLSYSRPFLATFLIGLGMQQGGWLAHDFTHARGKFARFLAKACGGIINAFSVEWWSNKHNSHHIFVNRKGMDADIHNEPALFLWVPDVSEDTACRQYQYTFYLAAYALLYVSWRIQSLRFALESGNRLELSLMALNYLWLALLPWKVSLGSVLLGGFFVAVVVTVNHQTEEMIEHDEPYNYVVDQHRATRGVHCSDPFFEWFFGGMQYQLEHHLLPMVPRYRYPEVRRILRKFSEDNGLPFHVEGVWKITKMNFDVLYRISTTPALNSA; translated from the coding sequence ATGGTCTTCGAGCTCACTCCCCCGTACAAGTACCGCAGCTCGTTGCCGAAGTGCGTGATTCGCATTGACGACAATTGGTACGACTGCACATCCTGGCGCAACTCGCACCCTGGTGGGGCGCAGATGTGTGATGAGTTCCATGGAAAGGATGCCACAGATGCTTTCTACTCGCTGCACTCGAAGGAGGCGATTCAGAAGCTGAAGCGCatgaaggcgctgccgctcaagGAAGGCGATGAACCTCGCGATCAGGTGTCGCTTAACTTCGAGAAGCTCCTTCAGCGGTTGCGAAGCGAGGGGTGGTTTGAGCGGAGGTGGATTATCGACTTTGCACGGAACATTATGCCCGTCATTGTGCTCTGCGTTGTCGGAACGTACCTGAGCTACTCGCGTCCTTTTCTGGCCACCTTTCTGATTGGATTAGGCATGCAGCAGGGCGGCTGGCTTGCGCATGATTTCACGCATGCTCGGGGCAAGTTTGCCCGCTTCCTCGCCAAAGCCTGTGGCGGCATAATCAATGCCTTCTCGGTTGAGTGGTGGTCAAACAAGCACAACAGTCATCATATTTTTGTGAACCGAAAAGGCATGGACGCGGACATCCACAACGAGCCTGCCCTGTTCCTGTGGGTGCCGGATGTATCCGAGGACACCGCGTGCCGGCAGTATCAGTACACGTTCTACCTTGCCGCGTACGCTCTCTTGTACGTTTCGTGGCGAATTCAGTCGCTGCGGTTTGCACTCGAAAGCGGTAACAGGCTCGAACTCTCGCTGATGGCGCTCAATTACCTGTGGTTGGCGCTGTTGCCGTGGAAGGTTTCCCTGGGCAGCGTGCTGCTTGGTGGTTTTTTTGTCgccgtggtggtgacggtgaACCACCAGACAGAGGAGATGATCGAACATGACGAACCGTACAACTACGTTGTTGATCAGCATCGCGCCACCCGTGGCGTTCACTGCTCCGACCCCTTTTTTGAGTGGTTTTTTGGGGGCATGCAGTACCAGCTGGAGCATCACCTTCTTCCGATGGTTCCCCGCTACCGGTACCCGGAGGTGCGGCGCATTCTGCGCAAGTTCTCGGAGGACAATGGGCTGCCGTTTCACGTGGAAGGAGTCTGGAAGATCACCAAGATGAACTTTGACGTCTTGTACCGTATCTCCACTACGCCTGCACTGAATTCAGCGTAA
- a CDS encoding eukaryotic translation initiation factor 3 subunit 8, putative: protein MNFFAISSSESDSESDKSLLREEVPEAQINPFWFEWTDEEELEERQEVIPKKEKAANSIQALCDTFDYNAGNESWREALEAFKRMCDEVHMFVRKYKVAPQGLQNCLQDMPNLAEHLEGKGREDFANRLEFKSLKELVALVEVTEKLYKKELEELAKGPEIDDGAQDEDEDAGAELTETEYAQILEDISGSREVNLVGKVEKVIRACARKGYTNLEISAMGIAVSTVLRRDSRKLLVSSDTWERAFKWGAKFFSRMIAAANVRFVEDSSSVNARNIVVPGGIHGFLTYLHTELVNKSKFEEVASQEYLKIITFENELAVLADRALGYYQARKRIEPSKACISILFDILGQRRQEAHQLFYDSLSSTDNLTIISESVFDTVRALHKLSLQLRPSVALSASGVCHVAYQYGLCGLYREGRDYLLRTGVVNSIAVSDAPLAILLNRAIAQLGLAAFIAGDIPTAHQLLRTIWGLRSNQVLIGQSPPPKSVLDDEHAEMEYRNLLLPPHMHMPVAQLELASVLSGLLMGVKMEAQNPYERNHMERYVYNTVTRTPDLMGKPFSFKEQVAVAYEHLKAGNYIAAKEQVEAMTTFDTLPSGKETRKRYLQSLKEVALLVFCYTNRTNFSTMSVVNLAIKFDMEESDVRRAVNEILSENTTLSAYWDRDDAYLYLDRNNATRLQHLVKGTSESISNLAKHCESRLRANGGRGRGRGGVAGGRGGAGGRGAGGRGRGGR from the coding sequence ATGAATTTTTTCGCGATCAGCTCTAGCGAGAGCGACAGCGAGTCGGATAAAAGCCTGCTCCGCGAGGAGGTGCCGGAGGCGCAGATCAACCCTTTCTGGTTTGAGTGGACCGATGAGgaagagctggaggagcgccaGGAGGTGATACCcaagaaggagaaggcggccaACTCTATTCAAGCGCTGTGCGACACGTTTGACTACAATGCCGGCAATGAATCGTGGCGCGAGGCGCTCGAGGCGTTTAAGCGCATGTGCGATGAGGTACACATGTTTGTGCGCAAGTACAaggtggcgccgcagggATTGCAGAACTGCCTTCAGGACATGCCGAACTTGGCGGAGCATCTGGAGGGTAAGGGTCGCGAGGACTTTGCGAATCGTTTGGAGTTCAAGAGCCTGAAGGAGCTCGTCGCATTGGTGGAGGTGACGGAGAAGCTTTACAAGAAGGAGCTCgaggagctggcgaaggGCCCAGAGATCGATGACGGTGCGCAGGACGAAGACGAAGATGCCGGTGCGGAGCTGACGGAGACCGAATATGCACAGATCCTCGAGGACATCTCCGGCTCCCGCGAGGTGAACCTGGTGGGCAAGGTCGAGAAGGTGAttcgcgcgtgtgctcgcaAGGGATACACGAACCTGGAGATCTCTGCGATGGGTATCGCCGTCTCGACTGTCCTGCGCCGCGACAGCCGAAAGCTTCTGGTGAGCTCCGACACGTGGGAGCGCGCCTTCAAGTGGGGGGCCAAGTTCTTCAGCCGCATGATCGCCGCTGCTAACGTCCGCTTCGTCGAGGACTCCTCGTCGGTGAATGCACGCAACATTGTCGTGCCTGGCGGCATCCACGGCTTCTTGACGTACCTTCACACAGAGTTAGTGAACAAGTCAAAGTTTGAGGAGGTGGCCAGCCAGGAGTACCTTAAGATTATCACCTTCGAAAACGAACTTGCCGTGCTCGCTGATCGTGCCCTAGGCTACTATCAGGCCCGCAAGAGGATTGAGCCGTCGAAGGCGTGTATTTCCATCCTCTTCGACATCCTcggccagcgccgtcagGAGGCCCACCAGCTCTTCTACGACTCCCTCTCGTCGACAGACAATCTCACCATCATCTCGGAGTCTGTCTTCGATACCGTCCGCGCCCTCCACAAGCTTAGCCTTCAACTGAGGCCCAGTGTTGCGCTCTCAGCGTCGGGTGTGTGCCACGTTGCGTACCAGTACGGTCTGTGCGGCCTGTACCGCGAGGGTCGCGACTACCTGCTTCGCACAGGCGTGGTCAACAGCATCGCCGTCTCCGATGCCCCGCTGGCTATTCTGCTCAATAGGGCCATTGCCCAGCTCGGGTTGGCCGCGTTTATCGCGGGCGATATCCCTACGGCGCACCAACTGCTGCGCACCATTTGGGGTCTCCGGTCGAACCAGGTGTTGATCGGccagtcgccgccgcccaagTCGGTGCTGGATGACGAGCACGCGGAGATGGAGTACCGAAACTTGCTTCTTCCTCCCCACATGCACATGCccgtcgcgcagctggagctTGCGTCCGTTCTCTCCGGCCTCCTCATGGGCGTGAAGATGGAGGCGCAGAATCCGTACGAGCGCAACCACATGGAGCGCTACGTGTACAACACGGTCACGCGTACCCCAGATCTCATGGGAAAGCCGTTCTCATTCAAGGAGCAGGTGGCCGTTGCCTACGAGCACTTGAAGGCCGGCAACTACATTGCTGCAAAGGAGCAGGTGGAGGCGATGACCACGTTCGACACCCTTCCATCGGGCAAGGAGACGCGCAAACGGTATCTGCAGAGCCTGAAGGAGGTCGCGCTGCTCGTGTTCTGCTACACGAACCGCACGAACTTCTCCACCATGTCTGTCGTCAACCTGGCCATCAAGTTTGACATGGAGGAAAGTGACGTGCGTCGTGCAGTCAACGAAATACTGTCAGAGAACACAACGCTGAGCGCGTACTGGGACCGCGATGACGCGTACTTGTACCTGGACCGCAACAACGCGACACGCCTCCAGCACTTGGTGAAGGGGACGTCGGAGAGCATCTCCAACCTGGCGAAGCACTGCGAGAGCCGACTTCGTGCGAACGGTGGCCGTGGCCGCGGTCGCGGTGGCGTGGCCGGTGGTAggggcggtgccggcgggcGTGGGGCTGGCGGACGTGGCCGTGGTGGCCGCTAA